In Kryptolebias marmoratus isolate JLee-2015 linkage group LG22, ASM164957v2, whole genome shotgun sequence, a single window of DNA contains:
- the LOC108242437 gene encoding filensin, with amino-acid sequence MFRTSYTHEVHKEKYERSDVFDEEPEDSAGISAIQGWESLQELNSRFARYINRARVLEQRNAVFRKQLETLQRMEETSGLEQAFTEQIEINRQRIRELSSDRSKLERELREACRMLDEFTNKYKNECDYQEQLRGTLDNLNKEADSALLRNLEYQIQSQFLQDDISSTRERHKKNLAEIQTYVNILQQINQTLPLVPNVSAGISEEQEKLLAQKKVPGLQSQLEKYKSALCQLQAQKQLLQNETAMLEQAIKTTQDSYDSEIQMYNEKIESLRKTIEDAEKSLEKFTNECRHLAMYQTSLENELERYKRIIENEDNRLNSAIIGTPITLFTANYRYTHTPSPSSRGRDITQAIQDITSIKPRQKILAKKVLKKKELSPKVVIDSVQEERNDETEVTPSDEVQERVKGKEQTPVLTGMPSQDVPDGAQISKAFDTLCNIVRDRMRRYKRPEPIADFYTRGRYVLVTGDGSYLDPCFYTSTPSPGRIFVTIRDGMMSPYDPYGCSTPSPLPPQPIVDPRPLSPTIPPRGGEGKEDDKGGRAKDSRGKGKNIIKDRHPDKDPSPVPPPSGKSSQDPTPVGPRRPTPKPAPRADSTSSTTTSTSTTSSSSFTPDTMSYEKVEVVESVEKFSNGRRVKGYEETSMVVETMIEKSTKKKH; translated from the exons ATGTTCAGGACCAGCTACACGCATGAGGTGCACAAGGAGAAGTATGAGCGCTCCGATGTCTTTGATGAGGAACCCGAGGACTCTGCAGGCATCTCGGCCATCCAGGGTTGGGAGAGCCTTCAAGAGCTCAACAGCCGCTTCGCCCGGTACATCAACAGGGCACGGGTCCTGGAGCAGCGCAACGCAGTGTTCCGTAAGCAGCTGGAGACGCTTCAACGGATGGAAGAGACAAGCGGGCTGGAGCAGGCCTTCACAGAGCAgattgaaatcaacaggcaacGCATCAGAGAGCTGAGCTCTGACCGCTCCAAACTGGAGCGAGAGCTGAGGGAAGCTTGCCGCATGTTAGACGAATTCACCAACAA atataaaaatgaatgtgaTTATCAAGAGCAGCTGCGGGGCACACTGGACAATTTAAACAAG GAGGCAGACAGCGCCCTGCTGAGAAACCTGGAGTACCAGATCCAGTCTCAGTTTTTGCAGGACGACATCAGTTCTACCAGAGAAAGACATAAGAAG AATCTTGCAGAGATCCAAACCTATGTAAACATTTTGCAGCAAATAAACCAGACACTTCCTCTTGTTCCAAATGTGTCAGCTGGCATTTCAGAG GAGCAGGAGAAACTGCTGGCCCAGAAGAAAGTGCCGGGGCTGCAGAGTCAGCTGGAGAAGTACAAGAGCGCCCTCTGTCAGCTGCAGGCTCAGAAACAACTCCTGCAGAATGAG ACTGCAATGCTGGAGCAGGCCATAAAAACCACCCAGGACAGTTACGACAGCGAGATCCAGATGTACAACGAGAAGATCGAATCCCTGCGCAAGACGATCGAGGATGCTGAGAAGTCCCTGGAAAAGTTCACAAATGAGTGCCGCCACCTGGCCATGTACCAGACATCCCTGGAGAACGAGCTGGAGCGGTACAAGAGGATCATCGAGAACGAAGACAACAG GTTGAATTCTGCAATAATTGGCACTCCCATTACCCTGTTTACAGCTAATTACCGCTACACTCACACACCCAGCCCATCAAGCAGAGGGAGAG ATATCACCCAGGCTATCCAGGATATCACAAGCATCAAGCCTCGACAGAAGATACTTGCCAAAAAGGTCCtgaagaagaaggagctgagcccGAAAGTAGTGATCGACAGTGTTCAGGAGGAAAGAAATGACGAGACAGAGGTGACCCCATCGGATGAAGTGCAGGAGAGGGTGAAAGGAAAAGAGCAGACCCCTGTTCTCACTGGAATGCCTTCTCAGGATGTCCCAGATGGAGCTCAGATCAGCAAAGCCTTTGACACTCTTTGTAACATCGTCAGAGACAGAATGAGGAGATACAAGAGGCCCGAGCCGATAGCAGACTTCTACACAAGGGGTCGTTATGTTCTTGTTACTGGTGATGGCAGCTACCTGGATCCCTGCTTCTACACCTCCACGCCATCACCCGGCCGCATCTTTGTTACTATCAGAGATGGAATGATGTCTCCTTATGACCCTTATGGGTGTAGCACACCCTCTCCTCTTCCCCCACAGCCCATAGTGGACCCCAGGCCTCTCAGCCCAACCATTCCTCCTCGTGGAGGAGAAGGAAAGGAAGATGACAAGGGTGGAAGAGCTAAAGATAGCAGAGgaaaaggtaaaaacattatcaaagACCGCCATCCTGACAAAGACCCAAGCCCTGTTCCTCCACCGTCTGGCAAAAGCTCCCAAGATCCCACCCCCGTAGGCCCTAGGAGACCTACTCCCAAGCCGGCACCTCGTGCTGACAGCACCAGttccaccaccaccagcaccagCACCACCAGTTCCAGCAGCTTCACACCGGACACCATGAGCTATGAGAAAGTGGAGGTGGTGGAGTCTGTGGAGAAGTTCTCCAACGGCCGCAGAGTCAAAGGTTACGAAGAAACCTCCATGGTCGTGGAGACCATGATTGAAAAGTCAACCAAGAAGAAACACTGA